Proteins encoded within one genomic window of Spiroplasma sabaudiense Ar-1343:
- the pstA gene encoding phosphate ABC transporter permease PstA → MTTTQISSDNLKVNPSKKNPKNPGLPRVKTSKLDVFSKTVIISITAIVIFLLIILLGFIVFKSIPIFNEFGFFKFIFTEKWQPGADNDPSASYGIWSTIISTLAMLIISLIFAVPLTIYTSLFICEYLSNRTKRTVITVIQLLAGIPSVVFGLFALDQIGPIFVSMGARSPGNLMTAGFTLAFMALPTMITLSINAIDAVPDGYRFAALGLGLSKEFTTFKVVRRSARTKIIGAIITGMARIIGETMAVILIAGNSTIGLTTNDGFLGFIFSSVRTLAGTIGLEMLENHGSIHESALYAIGLILFFIVIIINFSIIVISNFKTKKRRNHILKTKNPSSDAKETEEVQREYKYQDIKLGVLVRSSAMRTGYKNFYSFWKKFLMILATSIVISFTLWVILTVTIKGFVGFGFEYFLKFEGQKAGIFATMIVTIFLVLSTMLFAFPIALIVAIYLTEYASPKSKFTKVLDFSINVLASTPSIVFGVFGLTVFIVFFGLPMSIFASSLTMTIVILPTLITSFKDAITSVPESYREAAIGMGLSKTMTTIKVVIPNAMKGILTGSILAISRIIGESAPVYLTLGTAVRYPTEGFLSSGATMTTQIYMMAAEGGNPNTMSVAYQLALVTLGLVLLLNYISKTISVKLDPKYRPVKFLAYWSALFSGIFKHNYAADFKKFWYATTVRFKKFLLLFNFKRNKIIRGNRKKNRKVIKDILKEGRGKNDSNKK, encoded by the coding sequence ATGACAACAACACAGATTAGTTCTGATAATTTAAAAGTTAATCCGAGTAAAAAAAATCCTAAAAATCCAGGATTACCTAGAGTTAAAACTTCTAAACTAGATGTTTTTTCAAAGACGGTAATTATTTCGATTACTGCAATTGTAATCTTTTTACTAATTATTTTATTAGGATTTATTGTTTTTAAATCAATTCCGATATTTAACGAATTTGGTTTTTTTAAATTTATTTTTACAGAAAAATGACAACCAGGTGCTGATAACGATCCCAGCGCCAGTTATGGGATTTGAAGTACAATTATTTCAACCCTAGCAATGCTTATAATTTCTTTGATTTTTGCAGTTCCGCTTACAATTTATACTTCGTTATTTATTTGTGAGTATTTGTCTAACCGAACCAAAAGAACCGTTATTACTGTAATTCAATTACTTGCAGGAATTCCTTCGGTTGTTTTTGGACTTTTTGCATTAGATCAAATTGGACCAATTTTTGTTTCAATGGGAGCTCGTTCACCTGGTAACTTAATGACAGCTGGTTTCACATTGGCATTTATGGCATTGCCCACAATGATTACACTATCAATTAATGCGATTGATGCGGTTCCTGATGGTTATCGTTTCGCAGCTCTTGGTTTAGGGCTATCAAAGGAATTCACAACTTTTAAGGTTGTTAGAAGATCTGCTAGAACAAAAATAATTGGAGCAATTATTACAGGAATGGCTCGAATAATTGGTGAAACAATGGCGGTTATTTTAATAGCTGGAAACTCAACCATTGGATTAACCACCAATGACGGTTTTTTAGGCTTTATCTTTTCTTCTGTGCGAACTCTTGCAGGAACTATTGGTTTGGAGATGTTAGAAAATCATGGTTCTATTCATGAATCTGCATTATATGCTATTGGATTGATTTTATTTTTCATAGTTATAATAATTAATTTTTCAATTATTGTTATTTCAAACTTTAAAACTAAAAAGCGCCGCAACCATATTTTGAAAACCAAAAACCCCAGCAGTGATGCTAAAGAGACCGAGGAGGTTCAAAGAGAATATAAATACCAAGATATTAAATTGGGGGTCTTGGTTCGTTCATCAGCCATGCGAACCGGCTATAAAAATTTCTATAGTTTTTGAAAAAAATTCTTAATGATTTTAGCGACAAGTATTGTGATTTCTTTCACGCTTTGAGTTATCCTAACAGTGACGATTAAGGGTTTTGTTGGCTTTGGCTTTGAATACTTTTTAAAATTTGAAGGTCAAAAGGCTGGAATTTTTGCTACAATGATTGTCACAATCTTTTTGGTTTTATCAACAATGCTATTTGCTTTTCCAATAGCTTTAATAGTGGCAATTTATCTAACTGAATATGCAAGTCCAAAAAGTAAATTTACAAAAGTCTTAGATTTTTCAATAAATGTCTTGGCTTCAACACCAAGTATTGTTTTTGGGGTTTTTGGTTTAACGGTTTTCATTGTCTTTTTTGGCTTGCCAATGTCTATTTTTGCTTCGAGTCTAACAATGACAATAGTAATTTTACCAACGCTTATTACATCATTTAAGGATGCCATTACCTCGGTTCCAGAATCTTATCGGGAAGCCGCTATTGGAATGGGTTTAAGTAAAACAATGACAACAATTAAGGTTGTTATTCCAAATGCGATGAAAGGTATTTTAACAGGATCAATTTTGGCGATTTCACGAATAATTGGTGAATCAGCGCCAGTTTATCTAACTTTAGGAACAGCAGTGCGTTATCCAACTGAAGGTTTCTTGTCTTCTGGGGCAACGATGACAACTCAAATTTACATGATGGCAGCCGAGGGAGGGAACCCAAATACAATGAGTGTAGCCTATCAGCTAGCTTTAGTAACCTTGGGATTAGTATTGCTATTGAATTACATTAGTAAGACGATTTCAGTTAAGTTAGATCCAAAATATCGCCCAGTCAAATTTTTAGCTTATTGATCAGCGCTATTTTCAGGAATTTTTAAACATAATTATGCTGCGGACTTTAAAAAATTTTGGTATGCAACAACTGTAAGATTTAAAAAATTTCTTTTGCTTTTTAACTTCAAAAGAAATAAAATAATAAGAGGCAATCGCAAAAAAAATCGAAAAGTAATTAAGGATATCCTAAAGGAAGGGAGGGGTAAAAATGATTCCAACAAAAAATAA
- the ptsS gene encoding phosphate ABC transporter substrate-binding protein: MTKKIAIYLSLIFIILAGLWIWTLVVPNRSYIMGGSTSVNPLMQKVTTTYYNNEKKDFIYNSTGSQAGVVGVQNGSYEVGFISKDATESTLTTGTWSQQATTSNDKEVVGLLSSPTQLKDTVALEFAVDAIVIIYHPPSSWDPILSKNLNFIFADKTNLESKQMLQKIYDFQSTWNELARFVQKNSREVISDEIVNKVANEKILPITREDGSGTRDAFSSLTGVKNMPAANVVNSNGMMLQMVESGGFGYISYAFVPKITKSSGMYLSAIDGIRLANPVDYDGIQDWEKESIISLNEPLENSITNEEAIMQGIYKFQRPFIAIFNSFNQKIDAISKFLIWIIEESQNGLISDIYRDEGLIRKVVLNPQNKVG; this comes from the coding sequence ATGACCAAGAAAATCGCCATTTATCTATCGCTAATATTTATTATTCTAGCTGGTTTATGAATTTGAACGTTGGTTGTGCCAAATCGTTCCTATATAATGGGGGGCAGTACCAGCGTTAACCCATTAATGCAGAAGGTGACAACAACTTATTATAATAATGAAAAAAAAGACTTTATTTATAATTCGACAGGAAGTCAAGCAGGGGTTGTTGGAGTTCAAAATGGAAGTTATGAAGTTGGTTTCATTTCAAAAGATGCAACCGAATCAACTTTGACAACTGGAACTTGATCACAACAAGCAACAACAAGCAACGATAAGGAAGTGGTTGGACTACTTTCTTCACCAACCCAATTAAAAGACACTGTTGCTTTGGAGTTTGCAGTTGATGCAATTGTTATTATTTATCATCCTCCTTCAAGTTGAGATCCAATTCTATCAAAAAACTTAAATTTTATTTTTGCTGATAAAACAAATTTAGAATCAAAACAAATGCTTCAAAAAATTTATGATTTTCAAAGCACCTGAAATGAACTAGCCCGTTTTGTTCAAAAAAACAGCCGCGAAGTGATTTCAGATGAAATTGTTAATAAGGTTGCTAATGAAAAAATTTTACCAATTACCCGTGAAGATGGTTCAGGGACAAGAGATGCATTTTCTTCGTTAACAGGGGTCAAAAATATGCCTGCTGCCAATGTTGTTAACTCAAATGGAATGATGCTACAAATGGTCGAATCAGGTGGATTTGGATATATTTCATATGCTTTTGTACCTAAAATAACCAAGAGTTCAGGAATGTATCTTAGTGCGATTGATGGCATTAGGCTAGCTAATCCTGTTGATTATGATGGAATTCAAGACTGAGAAAAAGAATCAATCATTTCTTTAAATGAGCCGCTTGAAAACTCAATAACTAACGAAGAAGCGATAATGCAAGGGATTTATAAATTTCAAAGACCATTTATTGCGATTTTTAATAGTTTCAATCAAAAGATTGATGCAATTTCTAAATTTTTAATATGAATTATTGAAGAATCGCAAAATGGATTAATTTCAGATATTTATCGAGATGAAGGTTTAATTAGAAAAGTTGTTTTAAATCCGCAAAACAAAGTTGGATAA
- a CDS encoding AAA family ATPase, which translates to MLFLKKIEAFGFKSFAEPTILNFDYEMTGVVGPNGSGKSNINDAIRWALGEQSSKSLRGDNMEDIVFSGSANHAPLNMAEVTLVFNNSQKKFASLEYDEVEITRRYFRLTKESEFYINKNRVRLKDIQDIALETGLTKSSLAIISQGTVSQFVESKPDERRELFDEAAGIAKYKKRKIESIRKLARTQENLDRLNDIINEIERKLPNLKNQAEKAKVYSEKFEQLKNIEIAILIKDIQIYEKKLAELNQEKLVLRNEISDLARITAAEESEFNEISRHNFKSEKEIIKLNDEFTSVIEKIGNLKVKKIAFENQQKNTSTGNEEFKASQLISETKKLNLNLTSEKEKLKNLNNSNLELQDSLKKTSTSLDELNESLGKLGRSIAKVESTLDDLKQKQASNDDLFDGVKNVLNNKHILPGVIGTIQDLISVEKEHEQAIGALILAALQNIVIDSGESAKEIIRFLKLNKAGYATFIPLSSIRPNFISDEQKFVIKKAKGFVGFGNDLVKIDAKYQKAIDYILGTTIVVNNFDEAREIAKLINYKHNIATLDGERILPNGAIVGGSRKLKISSLNNASRIQELEQELATLSENQSTVNQNIKELKKTSEQIREEISQKQSFIGAARKNIEIINIDIIEAREEYRIITGKDIDSQENISSSIEEEILELTKEIIASDNLKEELQQQLNVARSLKDKSLERQNLLNDSTNEKRKLLSALKDKDYELKRDAVLISEKLNTSSTRLVQNYGLTVEAASENNEIEITNEEITRRQIIDLSNEIKNLGNVNLDSIEAFQEENDRYQFYVSETNEVQMSIKNLEIAILNMDNQMVTQFKKVISEVNQTLPETFTALFGGGSAKLIYTDPEDLLNSGIDIQINPPGKKINNINLLSGGEKSMVALSVLFSILKVRPIPMVILDEVEAPLDQANVERFAKYLKVFTKNTQFIVVTHRTGTMENCQVLFGATMQSKGITKIVQIKLVDAKNLVEATG; encoded by the coding sequence ATGTTATTTTTAAAAAAAATTGAAGCATTTGGTTTTAAATCATTCGCAGAACCAACAATTTTAAATTTTGATTATGAGATGACCGGAGTTGTTGGTCCAAATGGCTCAGGAAAATCAAACATTAATGACGCTATTCGATGAGCATTGGGTGAACAATCTTCAAAATCATTGCGTGGTGATAACATGGAAGATATAGTTTTCTCGGGAAGCGCAAATCATGCACCATTAAATATGGCTGAAGTTACTTTGGTTTTTAATAATTCTCAAAAAAAGTTCGCATCTTTAGAATATGATGAAGTTGAAATCACGCGTCGCTATTTTAGATTAACAAAAGAGAGCGAATTTTATATAAATAAAAATCGTGTTCGTTTAAAAGACATTCAAGATATTGCTTTAGAAACTGGTTTAACAAAGTCTAGTTTAGCAATTATATCTCAAGGAACAGTGAGCCAATTTGTTGAATCTAAGCCAGACGAGCGTCGTGAATTGTTTGATGAAGCAGCAGGAATTGCAAAATATAAAAAACGCAAAATCGAGTCAATTAGAAAATTGGCACGAACTCAAGAAAATTTGGATCGCCTAAATGACATAATTAATGAAATTGAACGTAAACTGCCAAATTTAAAAAACCAAGCCGAAAAGGCCAAAGTATACTCAGAAAAATTTGAGCAGTTAAAAAATATTGAAATTGCAATTTTAATTAAAGATATTCAAATTTATGAAAAAAAACTTGCCGAATTAAACCAAGAAAAATTGGTTCTTCGAAATGAAATATCGGATTTAGCAAGAATCACCGCAGCTGAAGAAAGCGAATTTAATGAAATTTCGCGTCATAATTTCAAAAGTGAAAAAGAAATTATAAAATTAAATGATGAATTCACTAGTGTGATCGAGAAAATTGGAAATTTAAAAGTTAAGAAAATCGCCTTTGAAAACCAACAAAAAAACACTTCAACAGGTAACGAAGAGTTTAAAGCATCGCAACTAATAAGCGAAACCAAAAAATTAAATTTAAATTTAACTAGCGAAAAAGAGAAGTTAAAAAATTTAAATAATTCAAATTTAGAACTTCAAGATTCTCTTAAAAAAACATCTACAAGTCTAGATGAATTAAACGAAAGCTTGGGTAAATTAGGTCGCAGTATCGCAAAGGTCGAATCAACCCTTGATGACTTGAAGCAAAAACAAGCGTCAAATGATGATCTTTTTGATGGTGTAAAAAACGTTTTAAATAATAAACACATCCTACCAGGAGTTATTGGAACAATTCAAGATTTGATTAGTGTTGAAAAAGAGCATGAACAAGCAATTGGAGCGCTAATACTAGCAGCTTTACAAAATATTGTTATTGATTCAGGAGAATCAGCTAAGGAAATTATAAGATTTTTGAAATTAAATAAAGCAGGTTATGCAACCTTTATTCCTTTAAGTAGTATTCGACCAAATTTCATCAGTGATGAACAAAAATTTGTTATTAAAAAAGCCAAAGGATTTGTTGGATTTGGAAACGATTTAGTTAAAATTGATGCTAAATATCAAAAAGCAATTGACTATATTTTAGGAACAACAATTGTTGTAAATAATTTTGATGAAGCTAGAGAAATAGCTAAGCTTATCAACTATAAACATAACATTGCAACTTTGGATGGTGAAAGAATCTTGCCAAACGGAGCAATTGTTGGTGGTTCCAGAAAATTAAAAATTTCTTCACTAAATAATGCTTCACGAATTCAAGAACTCGAACAGGAATTGGCTACTTTATCAGAAAATCAAAGTACAGTAAATCAAAATATTAAAGAATTGAAAAAAACCTCAGAACAGATTCGTGAGGAAATATCTCAAAAACAATCATTTATTGGAGCTGCAAGAAAAAATATTGAAATAATAAACATTGACATTATTGAGGCTAGAGAAGAATATCGAATAATTACGGGAAAAGATATTGACAGTCAAGAAAATATTTCATCATCAATTGAAGAAGAAATTTTAGAACTGACAAAAGAAATTATAGCCTCAGATAATTTAAAAGAAGAATTACAACAACAATTAAATGTTGCTAGAAGTTTAAAAGATAAATCTTTAGAACGCCAAAACCTACTAAATGATTCAACCAATGAGAAACGCAAGTTACTTTCGGCTTTGAAGGATAAGGATTACGAGTTAAAAAGAGATGCCGTATTAATTAGTGAAAAATTAAATACATCATCAACGCGTTTAGTGCAAAATTATGGCTTAACAGTTGAAGCCGCAAGCGAAAATAACGAAATCGAAATAACAAATGAAGAAATAACTCGCCGCCAAATTATCGATTTGAGCAACGAAATTAAAAATTTAGGAAATGTAAACTTGGATTCAATTGAAGCATTTCAAGAAGAAAATGATCGCTATCAATTTTATGTTAGTGAAACAAATGAAGTTCAAATGAGTATTAAAAATTTAGAAATTGCAATTCTTAATATGGACAATCAAATGGTAACTCAATTTAAAAAGGTTATTTCAGAAGTTAATCAGACTTTACCTGAGACTTTTACCGCGCTCTTTGGAGGTGGTTCAGCAAAATTAATTTACACTGATCCAGAAGATTTGTTGAATTCAGGAATTGATATTCAAATTAATCCTCCAGGTAAAAAAATTAATAATATAAACTTACTTTCAGGAGGAGAAAAATCAATGGTCGCTTTGTCGGTCTTGTTTTCAATTCTTAAAGTTCGTCCTATTCCTATGGTAATTCTTGATGAGGTTGAGGCACCTTTGGATCAAGCAAATGTTGAAAGATTTGCAAAATATTTAAAAGTTTTTACAAAAAATACCCAATTTATTGTCGTTACACACAGAACTGGAACAATGGAAAATTGCCAAGTTCTATTTGGAGCAACAATGCAGTCAAAAGGAATTACAAAAATTGTACAAATAAAATTAGTTGATGCTAAAAACTTAGTTGAGGCAACAGGATAA
- the rnc gene encoding ribonuclease III: MNIGDFLGKFSIIPKNLKLYEEALTHNSYANEKRAGFTYQRLEFLGDAILQMYVSLYFFNEFPNEKEGVLTKYRSNSVREETLAAISKEIKIGSIIRLGIGEINSKGYEKSSILADVFESFTAAIYLDQGHEILQKWLNQTMLKYISEPGFMDKNVDFKSELQELLQAENRHDLVYKVIDSNHTTHNRTRYQVALFLEGFQYGIGEGFSKQEAEQMSAKDCLQKLKK, from the coding sequence ATGAATATAGGGGATTTTCTTGGAAAATTTAGTATTATTCCAAAAAACCTAAAACTTTATGAAGAAGCACTAACACATAATTCTTATGCAAACGAGAAAAGAGCTGGTTTCACTTATCAGCGACTTGAGTTCTTAGGAGATGCAATCTTACAAATGTATGTTTCGTTATACTTTTTTAACGAATTTCCTAACGAAAAAGAAGGGGTATTAACAAAATATCGAAGTAATTCTGTAAGAGAAGAAACTCTAGCAGCCATTTCAAAGGAAATAAAAATCGGTTCAATTATTCGACTTGGAATCGGTGAAATAAACTCAAAAGGTTATGAAAAAAGTAGTATTCTAGCTGATGTATTTGAATCTTTTACAGCTGCAATTTATCTTGATCAAGGCCATGAAATTTTACAAAAGTGGCTTAATCAAACAATGTTGAAATATATTTCAGAACCAGGTTTTATGGATAAAAACGTTGATTTTAAATCAGAGCTACAAGAGTTGCTACAAGCTGAAAATCGCCACGATTTAGTTTATAAGGTAATTGATTCTAATCACACCACTCATAATCGCACAAGATACCAAGTTGCTCTTTTTTTGGAAGGGTTTCAATATGGAATCGGTGAAGGATTCTCTAAACAAGAAGCTGAACAAATGTCTGCAAAAGATTGTCTTCAAAAATTAAAAAAATAA
- the plsX gene encoding phosphate acyltransferase PlsX, producing the protein MKTIAFDVMGSDLGVKPAIGAAIKILTEKKDLKIILVGNQDEIQNELDCNGKAKKVADRYEIFPTTETIKMTDGILEIRRKKNSSMVKALEIVRDDKANGMVTGGSTASFIAGSHFILKEFEGVSRPGFMPTIPTVIKDKIVLLLDVGANIENDPNDLLNFAIMATAYSKSTQGISNPLVGLLNIGEEKSKGKDLQIQTYKLLEESPKINFYGNIEPREIISGDVDIIVTDGFTGNIALKSIEGMGKKLLSEIKKSVTKGFFRKLAALSLKPAFKEVAAKFDYKNHAGAILLGVQKIAFKSHGSSDLRSFHATLRMTYDAISNEIDKKLEILLKESEGV; encoded by the coding sequence ATGAAGACGATAGCGTTTGATGTTATGGGATCTGATCTTGGTGTTAAACCAGCGATTGGAGCAGCAATAAAGATATTAACTGAAAAAAAAGATTTAAAAATTATTTTAGTAGGTAACCAAGATGAAATTCAAAATGAATTGGATTGTAATGGAAAGGCTAAAAAAGTTGCCGACCGTTATGAGATTTTTCCTACAACAGAGACAATAAAGATGACTGACGGCATTTTAGAAATACGTCGTAAGAAAAATTCATCAATGGTAAAGGCTTTGGAAATTGTTAGAGATGACAAAGCAAATGGGATGGTAACTGGAGGTAGCACCGCAAGTTTTATTGCCGGATCTCACTTTATTTTAAAAGAATTTGAGGGGGTAAGTCGACCAGGTTTTATGCCGACGATACCAACTGTTATTAAAGATAAGATTGTCTTGCTGTTGGATGTTGGTGCAAATATTGAAAATGATCCAAATGATTTATTGAATTTTGCAATTATGGCAACTGCTTATTCGAAGTCAACTCAGGGAATTTCTAACCCTTTAGTAGGTCTCTTAAATATCGGAGAGGAAAAATCTAAGGGTAAGGATTTGCAAATTCAAACTTATAAATTACTTGAAGAAAGTCCAAAGATTAATTTCTATGGAAATATTGAACCAAGAGAAATAATTTCAGGAGACGTTGATATTATTGTTACTGATGGTTTTACAGGGAACATTGCCTTAAAATCAATTGAAGGTATGGGTAAAAAATTGCTCTCAGAAATTAAAAAATCAGTGACAAAAGGGTTTTTTAGAAAACTTGCAGCACTTTCTTTAAAACCGGCCTTTAAAGAAGTTGCTGCCAAATTTGACTACAAAAACCATGCCGGTGCAATTTTGCTAGGGGTTCAAAAAATTGCTTTTAAATCTCATGGTTCAAGCGATTTAAGGTCTTTTCATGCAACTCTAAGAATGACCTATGATGCCATATCAAATGAAATTGATAAAAAATTAGAAATTCTACTTAAAGAATCGGAAGGGGTTTAG